From the uncultured Methanobrevibacter sp. genome, the window ATATAATGGCTCCTTTTTAAATGCACCATCCTTTGTTTTATTGGTCTTCTCAAAATCCCTTAAAATTTCCAATATTGAAAATCTAACCTTATTATTGACTGCTGCTAATTTAGTAGATAGTATTCCTGACTCTGATGAATCAAGAATCACTGTTTTTACTGTCCTTAAATCACTCATATTCCAACCTACCTATTTATGATACTATGAAAATTAAATTGAACTGCTTAAAACATCATGATAAGATTTTAAATCTTTTTCACGTAGATTTAATTTATGCATCAACTCGCTGACCAATGCATCAAGCAACACTAAAGCGGACAATTCAAAAGCAGTGCCCATCAATATCAATTCCAATGGACGGTAAATGTTACTAATTCCCCTAATTTCTGCTGGCAATTCATTGACTGCATTCCAAACAGAATTACTTGATAAATCTGCAGATTTTTTAGGAAGATTATCGATTTTAGATCTTATTTCCTCATCACTTTCAAAGTTAACCAAACTTCTAGGCATACCCTCCATGAACTTTTCAACATCACTGTCTTCGAGATTGACGAGGGTTTGAGGAAGAGAATCGATGACAATGCGTGCATCAGCCTTTTGTGCAAGTTCAGATTCAGTATTGCCACATACAGCCAAAAATTTAACATTGTCCAATTTGGAATCCTCAACTATTTGTGTAATGGAGTTAGATTTACCTGATTTTGAAACAATGATAATGATATCCCATCATTTACAGGAGGGGCAATTGTTTCATTGAATACATATGCATAAAATCCCAGATGCATCAATCTCATTGCAAAAGCCTTTGCCACAAATCCTGACCTTCCGGCACCAGCGAGAAATATAGATTTTTTTCTTTTGCTGGACACTCTTTTATATGAAGCCGTTAGGATAATATCCCTAAATTGAGCAATACTTTCTTCCTGATTTTCAATAACGCTTTTACAGTTGTTCAAGTTTTTTAATATTTCATCCAAGGACAAACCCATGTATTTTAATTCAGACATTTTTATCTAACCCATTTATTTATTTAAGCTTAAATTGTAAAGTGTTTATTAATAATACTATCTTTAGCATTATTTAAAATTCTATCTATTGTTTTAATGCATTAATCGAATCATCAAAAACACAATTGTTGAATAAAATCTATTTATACTAGCTTAAATTTATCAAATGACGAGATTTTATTGAGATTTAGAGTACTTTCATATTTATCTGTACAATCAGATTTACTACTTCGAAATGTCCGTTACAATTCAACATTACTCAAAATCGATACATATTAAATGTTTAGCCTTGATTATATATAACTTACATAAAGAAAAGACTTTCTTAATTACCTCCCCATTTAAATTAAAAACTGATTTTTCTTAATGAAAGCAAATACTTTACAATTAACCCCTTTATGTGATTTATTACATATTGACTATAAATTCATTTATAAATGTTAAAATAATAGCAAAAACTTATTTATTGAGTATGTATTTTATGTAGTTAATAAATATCGTTTTTTAATAAAAAATAATTCCATCATATTATTGGAATATTTTAAATGCTATTCTTTTAATCTTTTCATTTTACCTATCATACTAAAGGCAAAAACGACAAGACATGGGATTATAATGAAAGAGGATATTAAATCAAAAATTGATGAAGCAATGGGTTATATTCAAAATGACACCGAAAGGGCAATTGAAATTTTTGATGAAATATTGAAAATCGATTCCGAAAATATTGAAGCCCTTAACGGAAAAGGATCATCATTGATGAAATTAAACCGCATGGATGATGCTGAAAAATATTTTGACCATTCACTATCCCTTAATGAAACCTCATCAGCACTTATAAGCAAAGGCATAATATCCAAAAATAAAAAAGATTACGAACAGTCCCTATACTACTATGACAAGGCAATTAATCTCAATCCCAATTTAAATAATATCATCACACTCCTTAAAAACGAGATACTAGAATTGATTGACAGTGATGTTGAAATCGATTTGAACACTTACAATTCACCAGCAAATGAGTTGATAAAAAAAGGATTGGAATATAAAAAATCAAATAAACTGTGGGATGCAATGGACTGTTATGAAAAAGCTATGAAAACAGATGAAAAATCCCGAAATTCAATACAGGCATTGATAAATGAAATCAAATCTATTCTTCAGAATGAATTGATGATTAAAATGCCCCAATTGGGAAAGTCAAAAATAGACAATTTGAAAATGAAAAGCCTGAAACTCCTTTTAATTGAAGAAAATCCGAAACAGGCCATGATGATAATGAACCTGATTTTGGAAGATGATGAAAATGATATAGATACTCTCAATCAGAAAGGATGTATCTTATTTTTATTTGATGAATATAAAGATGCACTCAAATGCTTTGAAAAATGTTTAAAAATTGATAAAACTTACTATTGGGCACTATTCAACAAGGCAATAACATTAAGAAGAATGAAAAATATGAATGATGCCCTTAAATGTTTTGATGAACTTTTAAAGATACCTCACTGCTACAATAAGGTTAAACCATACCAACTGGAAATATTAGATAAGCTACATGAAGAAAATATGAACTAAAAACAATTATTCAATAAATAGCTCATCCAATCTGTTCAAACTAGCTTTTTTGACAGCATTATCCTCATCATTGACAATAATACTGGATAAAACAGTAGGATTTGTAATTTTTTTAATTGCAGCAATTCTCACATGACTTTCAGGATGTTCTAAAGCCAATTTTATAAGTGGACCCTCATCCTTTGTTGTGTTGACCTTAAGATTTACAACAGTAACCTCTTCTGTTTCAGGATGACCTTTGTCGGATATCTGCCCATCACCAGGAATTACACGCTCAATGGTTGCCTGTCCTCCTTCTGAATAGGACCAGTTAGCATCATCACATGTCAAATGATCATAAATTGATTCATTACCTAAATATTCATCTTCCTTTGGCCAGAAAACATTAACCTTATTATCTAATACTTTTGAAATGATTTTTTGACCTGAATTGACATTTTTAATAGAAGCCTTAACTAAATCAATACGTCTTTCATCAAAATCCATCTTATCACCAATGTTATTATATTTGCATTAAAAGTTAAAAAGTCTTTTTATCGATTATATAATTTTCGAAATCCTGGGAAAGTATTTCAAAAAATTTATCATCATACAATTTTAAATCGCGCCCGTCATCATTTTTAGGAAAAGTGTTTTTCATTACTGCCAAATTAATTTCCATCCACTGATTGATTCTATCTAAAACATCAAAATCCAAATCAGAGCAACAATTGCCCTTATAATAATCAATCATATAACATATATCCTTTTTAATTTCACCATCAAAATGACTCAACAGTTCAAAAATATTGATTGGAGGATTTAAACCATTATCCAAAAGAATCCATGTCAATATGCACCTGCAATTGTACATATACATTTTTATGACTCGTTTTGTGATTTCCAAATCTTTTTTGGACAATTTCTTCCAGTTATTGACTGCAATGCTTGTATAATGGTATTTCAGAACGGATGTGTCAAAGTCAGGCAATCCTATAAAAACATCTGTTTTTAAGTCCAAATATCTGATAGGACTTATTAGCCATTCCCTCAGGTTGGGATTACTTCGGTAGTGCAGATAAAGTGCCTTTTTAATATCCCATCCGACCATATCCAAATCCCCATCCATCAATTCGATGACATCATCTTGATTTGATATGGAGAGATATTCCTTCAAGTCATTTCTTTTGAAAATAAAACGAACATCATAATCACTTTCAACATTATCAAAGCCCCATGCCCTTGAACCTGATTCGCAGGCATACAATATGGTTACATTGTTATCCTCTTCAATTTTTGCCAATTGTTGGGCGATAACGTTTTCCATGATTATGACACAACCAAAAACTAAATTTTATCTAAAGCCTGGTCAACATCAGCGAGAATATCCTCAATATCCTCAATACCCACTGAAAACCTGATTAAGTCAGGTGTAACTCCAGTGGATAACTGCTGCTCTTCAGTAAGTTGGGAATGAGTGGTTGATGCAGGATGAGTAACAAGGGATTTTGCATCTCCGATATTAGCTAAAAATGAAATCAATTCAACGTTTTCGATGAATTTCAATGCACCGTCATAACCTGCTTTTAAACCGAATGAAACGATTCCACCATAACCCTTTTCGGCATACATTTTGGCAACCTCATGGTTCGGTGAGGATTCGAGACCTGAATATGTTACCCAAGCGACTTTAGGATGGGCTTCAAGGTGTTTTGCAACCTCCATTGCATTATATGCATGTCTTTCAATTCTTAATCCTAATGTCTCAAGACCCTGCATAAGCAGGAATGAATTGAACGGTGAAGGTACTGCACCGGTGTCTCTACCAACAACTGTCCTGAGTCTTGTGGTAAAAGCTGCTTCACCAAATGTTTCAGCAAAAATCAAGCCGTTGTATGTGTCATCAGGTTCAGATAGTGTAGGGAATTTTCCGTTCATCCAGTCAAAGTCACCCTTTTCGATGACGATTCCGCCTAAAGTGGTACCGTGACCGCCGATGTATTTGGTGGCGGATGATGCAATGATGTCTGCACCATGGTCAAATGGTCTTACAGAACCTATACCTACAGTATTATCCGCAATTAATGGGATTCCATGTGAATGTGCGATTTCAGCCAACCTGTCAAAATCAGGAATGTCCAATTTAGGATTACCAATTGATTCAACATATATTGCACGGGTTCTATCATCAATAGCTGCTTCAAACTCATCCGGAGACTGTGAGTCAACGAATGTCACAGTTCTTCCCAATTCCTCAAGGGTATTTTCAAATAGCTCATATGTTCCGCCGTAAAGGTTATCTGCTGATACGATATTATCACCAACCTGAGTCAGGTTGATAATCGCATAAAATATTGCAGCCATACCTGATGCGGTTGCATATGCTGCAGTTCCCCCTTCAATGGCAGCCATTCTTTTTTCGAATGCTTCAGTGGTAGGATTGTTTAATCTTGTATAAATGTTACCTGCTTCTGTAAGTGCAAATCTGTTTGCAGCCTGTTCAGGTGAGTCAAATACATATGATGTTGTCTGATAAATCGGTGTTACCCTTGAACCGGTTTCGTCAACCTCTTCCTGACCAGCATGTACACCAATTGTTGAAATATTTTTCTTGTTTTTAATTTGATACGCCATAATAATCACTGAAATATTTGTTTTACAAATTATATTAAATTAATCAATTAAGAAAAAAAATTAAATATTCTGACTATCAATTTTGTTTTTTCCACTATCCACAATCTCGTCAAACGATTCCACAGTTTCAGGATCCCTATGGTCTAAGAACATGCTTTTGGACTTGTCTAATTCCATTATTTCCAACATATCTTCCTCATCAAGTGCGAAATCAAACACGTCGATATTTTCAGCCATCCTTTCCTTGTGAGTGGATTTTGCTAAAACGATTATGCTTCTGTCAACCAACCATCTGAGAATTACCTGTGCAGAGGTTTTTCCATGTTTTTTACCAATTTTTACCAAAGTTTCATTTTCAAATATTCCCTCACGGCCTTCGGCAAATGGTGCCCATGCTGACATCTGCACACCGTTTTTCTCCATGTTGGCCTGAGCAAGATATTGGGCATTGAAAGGATTTGTCTCCACCTGATTGACAGCCGGAATAACCTTGCGGCCAAAAAGACAGATATCACACAATCGGTCAGGGTAGAAGTTTGAAACACCTATGGATTTAACCAATCCCTCTTCATATAATTCTTCAAGAGCCCTGTAAGCACCATAATAGTCTGAAAATGGATGGTGCAGCAATACCAAATCGATATAGTCAAGACCTAATTTTTCCAATGACTCCAAAACTGAAGATTTGCAGTTTTCATATCCGTAGTTTTCAATCCACACCTTTGTTGTGATGAACAATTCCTCCCTTGGGATTCCACACTCGGAAATTGCCTCACCAACTTCCTTTTCATTTTGATAAGCCTGTGCGGTATCAATCAATCTGTATCCCACATCGATTGCATCAAGCACGGCACGTTTTGTTTCCTCAGGAGGAATCTGATATGTTCCAAATCCAAGTATTGGCATTTTAATGCCATTGTTTAAATTCAAGTATTGCATCACATCACCTAAAATCCGAACAGATCCTGTGCATCAAGCATCACATCAACAATATGCACATTGAAAGGACATCTAGGCTCACAGTCCCCGCATGCTATACAATCAGTTGCATTGAATTTCAAATTGTTATAATGCTCCTGTATGCTTGCCGGAACCTCATCCTTGTTTTTGGCCAAATCATATAACTTGTTCACCATTGCGATGTCGATTTGAGAGGTACATGGCTGGCAATGTCCGCAATATGTACACTGTCCTTCAAATGAATGTTTTGGAGCGTTCTTTAATGTTTCAGCATAATCCTTTTCAGCATCTGTAGCAGAACAATATTTCAATGACTCCTCAAGTTCCTGGACGGTTTTTACACCAGCAAATACACTTGACACATCCTTTTGTTCAAGACAGTAGTGAATACATTGAATTGGAGTCAATGCAACACCGAACGGCGAAGTCTCATCACTGAGAAGGTTTCCTCCAGCAAAGGCCTTCATCACTGTTATTGCAGTGCCGTTTTTCTCACAAAGCTCATATATTTCTGCCCTTTGAGGATTTAAACCGAACAGTGATTCATCATATGCATCCTCTTTTCTGTACTCTTCAATGTCCTCCATTGCACCGAACATGTCATAAGCTGGATTTATTGAAAACATCAAAAGCTCGATTTCAGGGTTTTGAGCTGCCAACATCCCCACATCAGGATTGTGAGTACTCAATCCAATGTGTTCGATTGTTCCCTCATCCTTGAGTTTTCTTACATATTCCATGAAAGGACCGTTCATTATATTTTCATAATCCTCAATCAAATCAACATAATGAATCATACCAAAGTCAAGTGTATCGATTTGAAATCTTTCCATAAAGTCTTCAAATGCAGGAATCACCTTATCCATATCACGTGTTCTTACATATTGATTGTTCTGCCATGTGGAACCGATATGTCCCTGTATCACCCAATTTTCACGGTTGGGTTTTATGGCCTTACCCAAATGTGACCTCACATCAGGTTCACTCATCCAGCAGTCAACAAAATTTATTCCATTAGCTTCACATGCTCTGATCAATTCTTCAGTATCCTCATATGGCCTTTCAACCAGAAATTCCGCACCGAATGCAATCTCGGACACTTCAATTCCAGTGTTGCCCAATTTTCTGTATTCCATAAATTTATTCCTCAATTTAAATTTGATGTTAATAGTTAATAATCTATTCCACAAAGTTCAAGACTTCATGTTTCCGCACAGTTAATGTTTCAGTTTTCACATTAACTTTATATACTATATAGGATATATTAAATATAAATCTTTCCTAATGAAATAGTTAATTAATGAAAGTGTTATTATGAAGAATGAAAATCTTATTATATACATCATGATGTTAGGTACTTTTGGAGTTTTAAGTACTGAAATGGGAGTAGTAGGAATTCTACCCCAAATTGCCGAATATTTTAGCGTTGACATTACCCAGGCAGGATTGTTTGTAAGCCTATTCGCACTTACAATAGCAATCTGTGGAATATTCATGCCATTGGTCTTTTCAAAATTCGACCGCAAAAAAAGTTTCACATTAGTCCTTGCCGTGTTTACAGTTTTCTCAACAATAGGTGCATTTGTAAGTGATTTTAACATAGCATTGATATGCAGAATTATCCCTGCAATCTTCCATCCGATATACTGCGGTTTGGCCTTAACCGTTGCTGCTGAAATCGTTGAGCCTGAAAAGGCACAGGATGCGGTAAGCAAGGTCATAATGGGAGTGTCTGCGGGAATGATTGTGGGAGTGCCGATCACCACATTCGTTGCAACAAACTTCGGATACCAGTTTTCAATGCTCTGGTTCAGTCTGGTGACATTCATCGCATTGATAGCTACAGTAATATTTTTCCCAGCCCTTCCAGGAAAGGAACAGTCATATGGAAGCCAGGTTAAGGTGGCAACAACAGGAGTGTTCATAATTTCAGTTCTTGGAGTGATATTCCTAAACGGAGGAATGTACACAGCATATTCATACATCGCAGAGTTCCTCAATTCCATTACACAGATATTTGGAACAGAATTGAGCATAGTGCTCTTCATTTATGGGGTTGCATCAATCGTTGGAAACTGGGTTGGAGCAAAACTGTTAAACAACAAATCCAAACTTACCGTTCTAACATTCCCTATCATATTTTCAGTGCTGATGATTGGTGTTTTCATATTAAGCGGTGCAAAAATACCAATGATAGCATTAATGGTGTTCTGGGGATTACTTGCAGGTATCGGTAATGACATATCACAGTACCTGATGGTGTCAGCGGCACCAGATGCACCGGAATTTGCAAACGGAATATTTTTAAGTATGGGAAATGTCGGCGTGACCCTTGGAACAACAATCGCCGGAGCGGTAGTTGTCGGAATGGGCGTCCAATATGTTATGATTGCAGCAATTGCAGTTATGATAATCGATTTGGCACTTTTATTAATCAGAACCAACAAATATCACATCGAGGGATAATATGGCACTGCCGGAACAATTTCAAAAGGAAAATTCAGAAAACATCTTCATTTACCATTACGTTGAAGAGATGATAGCAAATTACGGTAAATTCATTAGGGACCTGCTTGATGAAACAGAAATAACCCGTGCGGAAATTCCATTTTTGATTAGAGTGAGATTTTCACAGAAAACAACACAAAAGGAACTGGTGGAACTGTTTAAGGTCAGTGAAGGATATACAGCCAAACTCTTAAGGAAATTTGAGGATTTGGGATACATTACAAGACGAGAGGACCCATCAAACAGACGTCAAAAAATCGTGGAACTTACCGACAAGGGCATGAAAAAAACTGATGAGCTGATAAAAATGATTGACGAATGGGAAAGGAAGGTCACTTCAGAAATGTCCGATGATGAAGTGACACTCCTAAAAAGCTTACTATTTAAAGTAGTTCAATCATAACTAGATACAATGTATGATAAGGAATTCATTTTAAATGAGGTCAACAATATCCGCTCTGAAATCGGCCATGACAGGGTAAACATTTTCATTGAGGAGATTTACTTCAAGGATAACGAGTTGTGGATTATTACAGAGGACCGTCCGGACAAATCTGCCATCATCGGCAAAGGCGGTTGGGTTGTTGGAAAACTCCGGGAAAAATTAGGTCTTGAAAGCATCCATGTAGAATCATATGGCGACTTTCTAAACAAGAAATACAAGCTGAATTTATCCAAAAAAACAGTGCATAATCTTGATTTGAATTCAGTCGGCCTCAACAACCTTGAAAAAACTATAGACAATAAACTGGAGAATATTTACAGTTTTAATTTTGATGCATACTTCAAAGAAAATGAATTCGAGGAATCCCACAATACTGAAGCTGTTGTCGCACTTTCAGGTGGTGTTGACAGTAGCTTTTCCCTAATTTTAGCCAAAAAACTTGGTTTCAATCCGGTTGCAGTTACTGTTGATCCGGGAACCATCATCCTGCCCAACCAATTCAAAAAGAACATCAAACATCTAACCGAAGCGCTTGACATCCAACATACCTACATCAATGCGGACTATGGTGAAATAATTTCAGAGTCATTTACCGGAAATGTTCACCCCTGCGGAAGATGCTCCAAAAATACCGGTGAGCTTGTCAAAAAATATGCAAAAGATAACGAAATTCCAATAATTATATTTGGTGATATGCTTGCAACCGGCAGTCAATGCATAAATTTACAAGAGGATTCATTATATCGCTTGAACCTTCCGGCAAGTTTAAGTGTTGGCAAGCAAGAGATAAAATCCTTAATCAAAAACTATGATTTAATGACATTCAAAGGATTCGGATGTCCCCTTCTTTATGAGGTCCACAGGAAATTCCCATATATGAGAAAATTTTCAATACAAAGAATTTTAAGGGAAACCCGTTCAGGCGCACTGGAACCTGGAGAAGCCCTTGATTTGATCTGGAGTTTCAACAAACCTTAACTTTCTCTTTTTTAGTGTTTACAATTCAAACCAGATACACCAATACTCATTCATCAATTGAAGCATTAAAAAGTTTTTTATCAGCACCATCACTGAAATATGATTTCATTAGAATCAATTATATCATCATACTTTGAACAACCTCGCCTTGAAGAAGGCGAGGATTCCTAGATTTTTCATGTTTATTTGCTCAATCGTTTATTGAGTGCTTTCTAGGCAATCCCCAGGGTCCCACCGGTTAAGTATGTTTATGGCTGCGTTGACATCTCGATCCAGCTTTTCTCCGCATTTTGGGCAAATCCAATCTCGTGTTTTCACAGCTAAATCTTCATTTA encodes:
- a CDS encoding 7-cyano-7-deazaguanine synthase, whose protein sequence is MYDKEFILNEVNNIRSEIGHDRVNIFIEEIYFKDNELWIITEDRPDKSAIIGKGGWVVGKLREKLGLESIHVESYGDFLNKKYKLNLSKKTVHNLDLNSVGLNNLEKTIDNKLENIYSFNFDAYFKENEFEESHNTEAVVALSGGVDSSFSLILAKKLGFNPVAVTVDPGTIILPNQFKKNIKHLTEALDIQHTYINADYGEIISESFTGNVHPCGRCSKNTGELVKKYAKDNEIPIIIFGDMLATGSQCINLQEDSLYRLNLPASLSVGKQEIKSLIKNYDLMTFKGFGCPLLYEVHRKFPYMRKFSIQRILRETRSGALEPGEALDLIWSFNKP
- a CDS encoding MarR family winged helix-turn-helix transcriptional regulator, encoding MALPEQFQKENSENIFIYHYVEEMIANYGKFIRDLLDETEITRAEIPFLIRVRFSQKTTQKELVELFKVSEGYTAKLLRKFEDLGYITRREDPSNRRQKIVELTDKGMKKTDELIKMIDEWERKVTSEMSDDEVTLLKSLLFKVVQS
- a CDS encoding aldo/keto reductase — its product is MEYRKLGNTGIEVSEIAFGAEFLVERPYEDTEELIRACEANGINFVDCWMSEPDVRSHLGKAIKPNRENWVIQGHIGSTWQNNQYVRTRDMDKVIPAFEDFMERFQIDTLDFGMIHYVDLIEDYENIMNGPFMEYVRKLKDEGTIEHIGLSTHNPDVGMLAAQNPEIELLMFSINPAYDMFGAMEDIEEYRKEDAYDESLFGLNPQRAEIYELCEKNGTAITVMKAFAGGNLLSDETSPFGVALTPIQCIHYCLEQKDVSSVFAGVKTVQELEESLKYCSATDAEKDYAETLKNAPKHSFEGQCTYCGHCQPCTSQIDIAMVNKLYDLAKNKDEVPASIQEHYNNLKFNATDCIACGDCEPRCPFNVHIVDVMLDAQDLFGF
- a CDS encoding aldo/keto reductase — translated: MQYLNLNNGIKMPILGFGTYQIPPEETKRAVLDAIDVGYRLIDTAQAYQNEKEVGEAISECGIPREELFITTKVWIENYGYENCKSSVLESLEKLGLDYIDLVLLHHPFSDYYGAYRALEELYEEGLVKSIGVSNFYPDRLCDICLFGRKVIPAVNQVETNPFNAQYLAQANMEKNGVQMSAWAPFAEGREGIFENETLVKIGKKHGKTSAQVILRWLVDRSIIVLAKSTHKERMAENIDVFDFALDEEDMLEIMELDKSKSMFLDHRDPETVESFDEIVDSGKNKIDSQNI
- a CDS encoding O-acetylhomoserine aminocarboxypropyltransferase/cysteine synthase family protein, which codes for MAYQIKNKKNISTIGVHAGQEEVDETGSRVTPIYQTTSYVFDSPEQAANRFALTEAGNIYTRLNNPTTEAFEKRMAAIEGGTAAYATASGMAAIFYAIINLTQVGDNIVSADNLYGGTYELFENTLEELGRTVTFVDSQSPDEFEAAIDDRTRAIYVESIGNPKLDIPDFDRLAEIAHSHGIPLIADNTVGIGSVRPFDHGADIIASSATKYIGGHGTTLGGIVIEKGDFDWMNGKFPTLSEPDDTYNGLIFAETFGEAAFTTRLRTVVGRDTGAVPSPFNSFLLMQGLETLGLRIERHAYNAMEVAKHLEAHPKVAWVTYSGLESSPNHEVAKMYAEKGYGGIVSFGLKAGYDGALKFIENVELISFLANIGDAKSLVTHPASTTHSQLTEEQQLSTGVTPDLIRFSVGIEDIEDILADVDQALDKI
- a CDS encoding SIS domain-containing protein, with amino-acid sequence MIIIVSKSGKSNSITQIVEDSKLDNVKFLAVCGNTESELAQKADARIVIDSLPQTLVNLEDSDVEKFMEGMPRSLVNFESDEEIRSKIDNLPKKSADLSSNSVWNAVNELPAEIRGISNIYRPLELILMGTAFELSALVLLDALVSELMHKLNLREKDLKSYHDVLSSSI
- a CDS encoding DNA polymerase beta superfamily protein — translated: MENVIAQQLAKIEEDNNVTILYACESGSRAWGFDNVESDYDVRFIFKRNDLKEYLSISNQDDVIELMDGDLDMVGWDIKKALYLHYRSNPNLREWLISPIRYLDLKTDVFIGLPDFDTSVLKYHYTSIAVNNWKKLSKKDLEITKRVIKMYMYNCRCILTWILLDNGLNPPINIFELLSHFDGEIKKDICYMIDYYKGNCCSDLDFDVLDRINQWMEINLAVMKNTFPKNDDGRDLKLYDDKFFEILSQDFENYIIDKKTF
- a CDS encoding MFS transporter, with the translated sequence MKNENLIIYIMMLGTFGVLSTEMGVVGILPQIAEYFSVDITQAGLFVSLFALTIAICGIFMPLVFSKFDRKKSFTLVLAVFTVFSTIGAFVSDFNIALICRIIPAIFHPIYCGLALTVAAEIVEPEKAQDAVSKVIMGVSAGMIVGVPITTFVATNFGYQFSMLWFSLVTFIALIATVIFFPALPGKEQSYGSQVKVATTGVFIISVLGVIFLNGGMYTAYSYIAEFLNSITQIFGTELSIVLFIYGVASIVGNWVGAKLLNNKSKLTVLTFPIIFSVLMIGVFILSGAKIPMIALMVFWGLLAGIGNDISQYLMVSAAPDAPEFANGIFLSMGNVGVTLGTTIAGAVVVGMGVQYVMIAAIAVMIIDLALLLIRTNKYHIEG
- a CDS encoding tetratricopeptide repeat protein; this translates as MKEDIKSKIDEAMGYIQNDTERAIEIFDEILKIDSENIEALNGKGSSLMKLNRMDDAEKYFDHSLSLNETSSALISKGIISKNKKDYEQSLYYYDKAINLNPNLNNIITLLKNEILELIDSDVEIDLNTYNSPANELIKKGLEYKKSNKLWDAMDCYEKAMKTDEKSRNSIQALINEIKSILQNELMIKMPQLGKSKIDNLKMKSLKLLLIEENPKQAMMIMNLILEDDENDIDTLNQKGCILFLFDEYKDALKCFEKCLKIDKTYYWALFNKAITLRRMKNMNDALKCFDELLKIPHCYNKVKPYQLEILDKLHEENMN